A single genomic interval of Pseudarthrobacter chlorophenolicus A6 harbors:
- a CDS encoding DUF7007 domain-containing protein: protein MTENISRQPKGIPVGGQFAATTHSEPGVALPTKVTPFHDADGTDWDFDGDEYTDIYKSFTDSIEARVTTDIREGGARATVVDFRGRHPLEVGPQAHFDSLDQAKAHAKAVRERAAGYDHTYISPGFQSPWGEVQETKALAVGIDAVYTAGHGGLKLGPKRAEEVDTAWRERSSFYEEDCAWSKAAVTHHQDLPADYVAAAHQTARQWYPDEYNAIVGKDPAKYGVKNFTPVTAEESHILRDREFLASRAATHVRVHRVDTAPAGHPGMVAATVYDIPADGRDDEENQANARTILVPKDEWDMPYSAKRTVPKNDKYEVLEPAGV from the coding sequence ATGACCGAAAACATCAGCCGTCAGCCCAAGGGCATCCCCGTCGGCGGCCAGTTCGCCGCGACGACCCATTCCGAGCCCGGCGTTGCTCTGCCAACAAAAGTCACGCCTTTCCACGACGCGGACGGCACCGACTGGGATTTCGACGGTGACGAATACACCGACATCTACAAGTCGTTCACAGACAGCATCGAAGCCCGGGTCACGACCGACATCCGTGAAGGCGGCGCCCGAGCCACCGTCGTCGACTTCCGCGGCCGCCACCCGCTCGAGGTCGGTCCACAGGCCCACTTCGACTCCCTGGACCAGGCCAAAGCGCACGCGAAGGCGGTCAGGGAACGGGCAGCCGGTTACGACCACACCTACATCTCCCCCGGCTTCCAGTCCCCCTGGGGCGAAGTTCAGGAGACTAAGGCCCTCGCCGTCGGCATTGATGCCGTCTACACCGCCGGCCACGGAGGTCTGAAACTCGGTCCGAAGCGCGCTGAGGAAGTCGACACGGCCTGGCGCGAGCGTTCCTCGTTTTACGAAGAAGACTGCGCCTGGTCAAAGGCCGCCGTCACCCACCATCAGGACCTGCCGGCCGACTACGTCGCCGCCGCACACCAGACCGCCCGCCAGTGGTACCCGGACGAGTACAACGCCATCGTCGGCAAGGACCCGGCCAAGTACGGGGTCAAGAACTTCACCCCGGTCACCGCGGAGGAATCCCACATCCTGCGCGACCGGGAATTCCTCGCTTCCCGCGCCGCCACCCACGTCCGGGTTCATAGGGTCGACACCGCACCGGCCGGCCATCCCGGCATGGTTGCTGCGACGGTGTACGACATTCCGGCGGACGGCCGGGACGACGAGGAGAACCAGGCCAACGCCAGGACCATCCTTGTTCCGAAGGACGAATGGGACATGCCGTACTCCGCGAAGCGCACCGTCCCGAAAAACGACAAGTACGAAGTGCTCGAACCGGCTGGCGTCTAG